A single region of the Lujinxingia litoralis genome encodes:
- a CDS encoding GyrI-like domain-containing protein, with translation MSLEFCRKEELARTLIGLEIRSSHATAWEDIPAFWERVMAENLLAELGDVSTIYAVYTDYAGDWQAPYTMVLAVACDAEREVPEGMRRVQVPAQNWASATLPDVTPQAVWAGWTEVWERWEDRDRRSYEVDLEIYRFGGEAPQVELQIGLEEGA, from the coding sequence ATGAGCCTTGAATTCTGTCGAAAAGAAGAGCTCGCCCGCACCCTGATCGGCCTGGAGATTCGCAGCAGTCACGCCACCGCCTGGGAGGATATTCCGGCGTTCTGGGAGCGGGTGATGGCGGAGAATCTGCTCGCGGAGCTAGGTGATGTGAGCACGATCTATGCGGTGTACACCGACTACGCCGGCGACTGGCAGGCGCCCTACACGATGGTGCTGGCGGTGGCGTGCGACGCCGAGCGAGAGGTGCCCGAGGGGATGCGCCGGGTGCAGGTTCCGGCGCAGAACTGGGCCAGTGCGACCTTGCCTGACGTGACGCCCCAGGCGGTGTGGGCGGGGTGGACCGAGGTCTGGGAGCGCTGGGAGGATCGCGACCGGCGCAGCTACGAGGTCGACCTGGAGATCTACCGCTTCGGGGGGGAGGCCCCGCAGGTGGAGCTGCAGATCGGCCTGGAGGA
- a CDS encoding pentapeptide repeat-containing protein — protein sequence MPRFTLRRLLMITTLALTSAGCASAPTHSPPPGADKADPGQVQSTTGLVYGDLSAAREAFGRGIERGLGPFERTEVEEISGARALEVLASYALDPAQMQRLEPPLFPGGPSMRQVLETPGLRVWLFRGHSAHLSEINELFIPMPEVGAGAIEPLVAMGGPGIRLQLGALRLKAQSDPPQGSPELADWPTLTPERFEALLQSGERFVVYQHLEGCMSAPMYNGVLNALELPEDLPIYVDHSFATLGNYADALLRGLPASSFVVFEKGDWRDVYPALTEPVDATMAHFLARNALVTPGPSAPVIAAADFVEGSDLARGLTLGKFWSSLQMRDQDLRGLRITHGAISGSDFSGADLSHAHLAHTLISHTSFEGARTEGLTLQGVVLREVTCVDGSVRSGEVGDCLGG from the coding sequence ATGCCTCGCTTTACGCTGCGACGCCTTTTGATGATCACAACCCTGGCCCTGACCAGCGCGGGATGCGCCTCAGCCCCCACCCACTCGCCGCCTCCGGGCGCAGACAAGGCAGACCCGGGTCAGGTGCAGTCCACAACAGGCCTGGTCTACGGCGATCTGAGCGCGGCGAGGGAGGCATTTGGCCGGGGGATTGAGCGGGGACTGGGGCCTTTTGAGCGCACCGAGGTCGAGGAGATCAGCGGCGCCCGGGCCCTGGAGGTGCTGGCCTCCTACGCGCTGGACCCCGCGCAGATGCAGCGCCTGGAGCCCCCCCTCTTTCCGGGCGGCCCCTCCATGCGCCAGGTGCTGGAGACCCCGGGGCTGCGGGTCTGGCTCTTTCGCGGGCACAGCGCCCACTTAAGCGAGATCAACGAGCTCTTCATCCCGATGCCCGAGGTGGGCGCCGGAGCGATCGAGCCCCTGGTCGCAATGGGCGGGCCGGGCATTCGCCTGCAGCTGGGCGCGCTGCGCCTCAAGGCCCAGAGCGACCCACCCCAGGGCTCCCCCGAGCTGGCCGACTGGCCCACCCTCACCCCGGAGCGTTTTGAGGCGCTGCTCCAGTCTGGCGAGCGTTTTGTGGTCTACCAGCACCTGGAGGGCTGCATGAGCGCGCCGATGTACAACGGGGTGCTCAACGCGCTGGAGCTACCCGAGGACCTCCCGATCTACGTCGACCACAGCTTCGCCACGCTCGGCAACTACGCCGACGCCCTGCTCCGGGGACTGCCGGCCTCCTCCTTTGTGGTCTTCGAGAAGGGCGACTGGCGCGATGTGTACCCGGCGCTCACCGAGCCGGTGGATGCGACGATGGCGCACTTTCTGGCGCGCAACGCCCTGGTGACGCCGGGCCCGAGCGCCCCGGTGATCGCCGCGGCAGACTTTGTCGAAGGCTCCGATCTGGCGCGGGGGCTGACCCTGGGCAAGTTCTGGTCCTCGCTGCAGATGCGCGATCAAGACCTGCGGGGCCTGCGCATCACCCACGGCGCGATCTCCGGCAGCGACTTCTCCGGCGCCGACCTGAGCCACGCCCACCTGGCCCACACCTTGATCAGCCACACCAGCTTTGAGGGCGCCCGCACCGAGGGCCTCACCCTCCAGGGCGTGGTGCTGCGCGAGGTGACCTGCGTCGACGGCTCGGTGCGCAGCGGGGAGGTTGGGGATTGTCTGGGCGGCTAA
- a CDS encoding pentapeptide repeat-containing protein: MKRASLVAAALALIMSGTAPACTHSPAPVDTADALAEKSTITGATSETSATPSHQTDIKNIHVLVLTSDGCGASRKFAHHLNEFLVQEDVGDELRDRLQISNTPSVLPFELRQPLHQSGVPAVYIFERGRLIDIQVGYVENEETGSVLDEFRLLMHRYGLLDASFAAGIDRTLPTEDELRERGGVQYMVLNSPTMAGMDLSGLNLRRNNFKGVSFQGADLRGTNLQGTTLSYANFEDALIDEDTNFEGAFWHETICPDGMISDARGCFNHAPEEPAPVADNVEPQPPATSPEHPQCKLHSVVNTMRGPDRLTIDAYRVDAQWALTTILSIYEGVDERQPQLPAALSRDDAFAVFMDARDNQEGWVSIFVLFPEEIAAEYFTGPGTSFRIPPSLAEEFAASAFDHGSAEQLFPSRDDCYRDAD, from the coding sequence ATGAAACGAGCCTCTCTGGTAGCGGCCGCACTGGCCCTCATAATGTCTGGCACCGCCCCGGCCTGCACCCACTCGCCAGCCCCGGTCGACACCGCCGACGCCCTTGCTGAAAAAAGTACAATCACCGGCGCCACGTCTGAAACATCTGCCACACCCTCGCATCAAACCGACATCAAGAATATTCATGTCCTGGTGCTCACCTCCGATGGCTGCGGTGCCAGCAGAAAGTTTGCACACCACCTCAATGAGTTTCTCGTTCAAGAGGATGTAGGCGACGAGCTTCGGGATCGACTTCAAATATCCAACACCCCCTCCGTACTTCCTTTTGAGCTTCGGCAGCCCTTACACCAATCCGGAGTGCCCGCCGTCTATATTTTCGAGCGGGGTCGGCTGATCGACATCCAGGTTGGCTACGTTGAAAACGAGGAGACAGGCTCGGTCCTCGACGAATTCCGGCTGCTCATGCACCGCTACGGTCTTCTGGACGCATCCTTTGCCGCCGGAATAGACCGCACGCTTCCCACGGAAGACGAGCTTCGAGAACGTGGAGGTGTTCAATACATGGTACTCAACAGCCCCACCATGGCTGGCATGGACCTCTCCGGGCTCAATCTTCGCCGAAATAACTTTAAAGGAGTATCATTCCAGGGCGCGGATCTTCGTGGCACCAACTTGCAAGGAACCACGCTTTCTTATGCAAACTTTGAAGATGCGCTTATCGACGAAGACACAAACTTCGAGGGAGCCTTTTGGCACGAAACCATCTGCCCGGATGGCATGATAAGCGACGCGCGTGGGTGCTTTAATCACGCGCCAGAGGAGCCGGCGCCCGTTGCAGATAACGTCGAGCCCCAACCACCCGCCACATCCCCAGAACACCCTCAGTGCAAGCTTCATAGTGTTGTCAACACCATGCGTGGTCCGGACCGGCTAACCATCGACGCCTACCGAGTCGATGCACAATGGGCACTCACGACCATTTTAAGCATTTATGAAGGCGTAGATGAGCGCCAACCCCAGCTCCCGGCCGCGCTATCAAGAGATGACGCCTTCGCGGTGTTCATGGATGCGCGAGACAACCAGGAGGGCTGGGTCTCTATCTTTGTGCTTTTCCCCGAAGAAATCGCCGCCGAATACTTCACCGGCCCCGGCACGAGCTTCCGCATTCCCCCCTCGCTGGCTGAAGAGTTCGCAGCATCCGCCTTCGATCATGGGAGCGCCGAGCAGCTCTTCCCCTCCCGGGACGACTGCTACCGCGACGCCGACTGA
- a CDS encoding 2-keto-4-pentenoate hydratase: MALSEETIEALAEKVDEAARTTTPLTMLTAELPELTLDEAYTIQRASIARRLERGERLVGMKMGLTSRAKMEQMGVHEPIYGHLTSSMTLSDGATIAHGDYCHPRVEPEIAFIMGADIAGTPTPREALAAVSGVCGALEVIDSRYKDFKFTLIDVVADNASSTGYVLGTRVRPASELDLGNLGMVMSVNGQVVETGSSAAILEHPARSLAALITMLHARGEGLKKGQVVLAGGATKAVALKPGDQVTLEVEGLGRVALGVAG; this comes from the coding sequence ATGGCGCTTAGTGAAGAGACGATTGAAGCGTTGGCCGAGAAGGTCGACGAGGCCGCCCGCACGACCACCCCGCTTACGATGCTCACCGCGGAGCTCCCGGAGCTGACGCTGGATGAGGCCTACACGATTCAGCGGGCCTCCATCGCCCGGCGCCTGGAGCGTGGGGAGCGCCTGGTGGGCATGAAGATGGGGCTGACCAGCCGCGCCAAGATGGAGCAGATGGGCGTGCATGAGCCGATCTACGGGCATCTGACGAGCTCCATGACGCTCTCCGATGGAGCGACGATTGCGCACGGCGACTACTGCCATCCCCGCGTGGAGCCGGAGATCGCGTTTATCATGGGGGCCGATATCGCCGGCACCCCCACCCCCCGGGAGGCCCTGGCCGCGGTGAGCGGGGTCTGCGGGGCGCTGGAGGTGATCGACAGCCGCTATAAAGACTTTAAGTTCACGCTGATCGACGTGGTGGCCGATAACGCCTCCTCCACCGGCTACGTGCTCGGCACCCGGGTGCGCCCGGCCTCGGAGCTCGATCTGGGCAACCTGGGCATGGTCATGAGCGTCAACGGCCAGGTGGTGGAAACGGGCTCCTCGGCGGCCATTCTGGAGCACCCGGCCCGCTCGCTGGCCGCGCTCATCACCATGCTCCACGCCCGTGGCGAGGGGCTGAAGAAAGGTCAGGTGGTGCTTGCGGGAGGGGCGACCAAAGCGGTGGCGCTTAAGCCGGGCGACCAGGTGACCCTGGAGGTGGAGGGGCTGGGGCGAGTGGCGCTGGGCGTGGCGGGTTGA
- the dmpG gene encoding 4-hydroxy-2-oxovalerate aldolase codes for MTTSTPLNKIIVNDCTLRDGMHALGHQYSVAQMVAIAGKLDEARVDIVEVSHGDGLQGNSFNYGFSAHSEREYIEAVRAELKHARLAALLLPGIGTRADIDEARAMGVDTIRVATHCTEADVARQHIEHGRRLGLDTVGFLMMAHMTPTAELVRQAKLMESYGAHCVYVTDSAGALLMEETREKVGALRDALDCQVGFHNHNNLGLGVANTIVAIEAGADRVDGSVAGMGAGAGNCPLEVLIAVCERMGLETGVALYPLIDCADQIVRPLQRRPVQTDGNALMLGYAGVYSSFLLHTERAAERFGVDPRDILVELGRRGMVGGQEDMILDVALELAARSAD; via the coding sequence ATGACGACGTCAACGCCCCTGAATAAAATCATCGTCAACGACTGCACGCTGCGCGACGGGATGCACGCGCTGGGCCACCAGTATTCGGTGGCGCAGATGGTGGCGATCGCCGGCAAACTCGATGAGGCCCGGGTCGACATCGTGGAGGTGAGCCACGGCGACGGGTTGCAGGGGAACTCGTTTAACTACGGGTTTTCGGCCCATAGCGAGCGGGAGTACATCGAGGCGGTGCGCGCCGAGCTCAAGCACGCCAGGCTGGCGGCGCTCCTGTTGCCGGGGATTGGCACCCGCGCCGACATCGATGAGGCCCGGGCCATGGGCGTCGATACGATCCGCGTGGCCACCCACTGCACCGAGGCCGATGTGGCGCGCCAGCATATCGAGCACGGGCGCAGGCTGGGGCTCGATACGGTGGGATTTTTGATGATGGCGCATATGACGCCCACCGCCGAGCTGGTCCGTCAGGCGAAGCTGATGGAGAGCTACGGGGCGCATTGTGTGTACGTGACCGACTCGGCCGGCGCGCTCCTGATGGAGGAGACCCGCGAGAAGGTCGGGGCGCTGCGCGACGCGCTGGACTGCCAGGTGGGCTTTCATAACCACAACAACCTGGGGCTGGGCGTGGCCAATACGATCGTGGCGATCGAGGCCGGCGCCGACCGCGTCGATGGCTCGGTGGCGGGCATGGGCGCCGGCGCCGGCAACTGCCCGCTGGAGGTCTTGATCGCCGTGTGTGAGCGCATGGGGCTGGAGACCGGCGTGGCGCTTTACCCGCTGATCGACTGCGCCGATCAGATCGTGCGGCCTTTGCAGCGCCGCCCGGTCCAGACCGACGGCAACGCCCTGATGCTGGGGTATGCCGGGGTGTACTCCTCGTTTTTGCTCCATACCGAGCGGGCCGCCGAGCGCTTTGGCGTCGACCCGCGCGACATTCTGGTGGAGCTGGGCCGCCGCGGCATGGTCGGCGGCCAGGAAGATATGATTCTGGACGTGGCGCTGGAGCTCGCCGCGCGATCCGCAGACTAA
- a CDS encoding acetaldehyde dehydrogenase (acetylating) → MAKVKVAILGSGNIGTDLMIKLQRSAVLELAMLVGIDEDSEGLRRARELGVATTHRGLAGLMEDACFAEVALVFDATSARAHTEHAPTLAAAGKRVVDLTPAAVGPYVVPVCNLEEHRQAPNVNMVTCGGQATIPVVWAVSQVAKVEYAEIVAAIASRSAGLGTRANIDEFTVTTSRAIEEVGGARRGKAIIILNPAEPPLIMRDTVHVFSALADTEAIRSSVMAVVEKVAAYVPGYRLVREPIFEIFDEANPLRIPGQAPLTGVKTTVLLEVEGAGDFLPAYAGNLDIMTAAALKMGELLVS, encoded by the coding sequence ATGGCAAAGGTAAAGGTCGCGATTCTGGGGTCGGGCAACATCGGCACCGACCTGATGATCAAGCTGCAGCGCTCGGCGGTGCTGGAGCTGGCGATGCTGGTGGGCATCGACGAAGACTCCGAGGGGCTTAGGCGCGCCCGGGAGCTGGGCGTGGCGACGACCCACCGGGGGTTGGCGGGGCTGATGGAGGACGCCTGCTTTGCGGAGGTGGCGCTGGTCTTCGACGCCACCAGCGCCCGGGCTCACACCGAGCACGCCCCAACGCTGGCGGCGGCCGGCAAAAGGGTGGTCGATCTGACCCCGGCGGCCGTCGGCCCCTATGTGGTGCCGGTGTGCAACCTGGAGGAGCATCGCCAGGCGCCCAACGTCAACATGGTGACCTGCGGGGGCCAGGCGACCATCCCGGTGGTCTGGGCGGTGAGTCAGGTGGCGAAGGTGGAGTACGCCGAGATCGTCGCCGCCATCGCCAGCCGCTCCGCCGGCCTGGGCACCCGCGCCAACATCGATGAGTTTACGGTGACCACCTCGCGGGCCATCGAGGAGGTGGGGGGAGCCCGGCGGGGCAAGGCCATCATCATCCTCAACCCGGCCGAGCCGCCGTTGATCATGCGGGACACCGTGCACGTGTTCTCGGCGCTGGCCGATACCGAGGCCATCCGAAGCTCGGTGATGGCGGTGGTCGAGAAGGTCGCCGCCTACGTGCCGGGGTATCGCCTGGTGCGCGAGCCGATCTTTGAGATCTTTGATGAGGCTAACCCGCTGCGCATCCCGGGGCAGGCGCCCTTAACCGGCGTCAAGACCACCGTGCTCCTGGAAGTGGAGGGCGCCGGCGACTTTCTGCCGGCCTACGCCGGAAACCTCGACATCATGACGGCCGCCGCCCTGAAGATGGGCGAGCTCCTGGTGAGCTGA
- a CDS encoding 2-keto-4-pentenoate hydratase, which yields MNAPDPERVERAAQILWDAQFQHTPCAPLSQSLEGLSVAEAYAVQDLVGRWRGLRHGLDGRAPARLVGHKIGLTSEAIQSWLQVTEPDFGLLLSDMIVDDAGVASTSRLLQPRAEAEVAFVLGRDLSGPGVSVAQVVHATDYALAAIEIIDSRIADWKITYEDTIADNASSGLFVLGGSPRRLDQLDLRTCGMALRKNGRVVSTGAGAACLGHPLNAVAWLANKLGEFGQGLKAGQVILSGALGPVCQVARGDFLEAEISGLGRVSVRFGE from the coding sequence ATGAACGCCCCCGACCCCGAGCGCGTGGAGCGCGCCGCCCAGATCCTCTGGGACGCCCAGTTTCAGCACACCCCCTGCGCCCCGCTCAGCCAGTCGCTGGAGGGGCTCTCGGTGGCCGAGGCCTACGCCGTTCAGGACCTGGTGGGGCGCTGGCGGGGGCTGCGCCACGGCCTCGATGGTCGCGCGCCGGCCCGGCTGGTGGGCCATAAAATCGGGCTGACCAGCGAGGCGATCCAGAGCTGGCTCCAGGTCACGGAGCCCGATTTTGGGTTGCTGCTCAGCGATATGATCGTGGACGACGCCGGGGTCGCCTCGACCTCCCGGCTGCTGCAGCCCCGGGCCGAGGCCGAGGTGGCCTTTGTGCTGGGCCGCGATCTGAGCGGCCCCGGCGTGAGCGTGGCCCAGGTGGTCCACGCCACCGATTACGCGCTGGCAGCCATCGAGATCATCGACTCGCGCATCGCCGACTGGAAGATCACCTACGAGGACACCATCGCCGACAACGCCTCCAGCGGGCTCTTCGTGCTGGGGGGGAGCCCCCGGCGCCTGGACCAGCTCGATTTGCGCACCTGCGGCATGGCCCTGCGCAAAAACGGCCGGGTGGTCTCCACCGGGGCCGGGGCGGCGTGTCTGGGGCATCCGCTCAACGCGGTGGCCTGGCTGGCCAATAAGCTCGGCGAGTTTGGGCAGGGGCTAAAAGCCGGCCAGGTGATCTTAAGCGGCGCCCTGGGGCCGGTCTGTCAGGTGGCCCGGGGCGATTTTCTGGAGGCCGAGATCTCGGGGCTGGGTCGGGTGAGCGTGCGTTTTGGGGAGTGA